A window from Citrobacter amalonaticus encodes these proteins:
- the rpsF gene encoding 30S ribosomal protein S6: protein MRHYEIVFMVHPDQSEQVPGMIERYSAAITGAEGKIHRLEDWGRRQLAYPINKLHKAHYVLLNVEAPQEVIDELETTFRFNDAVIRSMVMRTKHAVTEASPMVKAKDERRERRDDFANETADDAEAGDSEE from the coding sequence ATGCGTCATTACGAAATCGTTTTTATGGTCCATCCTGACCAGAGCGAACAGGTTCCGGGTATGATCGAGCGTTACTCTGCTGCCATCACTGGTGCAGAAGGCAAGATCCACCGTCTGGAAGACTGGGGCCGCCGTCAGCTGGCTTACCCGATCAACAAACTGCACAAAGCTCACTACGTTCTGCTGAACGTTGAAGCACCGCAGGAAGTGATCGATGAGCTGGAAACAACTTTCCGCTTCAACGACGCCGTTATCCGCAGCATGGTAATGCGTACTAAGCACGCTGTTACCGAAGCATCTCCGATGGTTAAAGCGAAAGACGAGCGCCGTGAGCGTCGCGATGATTTCGCAAACGAAACCGCAGATGATGCTGAAGCTGGGGATTCTGAAGAGTAA
- a CDS encoding TSUP family transporter, with protein MDISFMNFSYFAIMFMVALIAGFINVVSGGGGFLSIGALLLSGLPPANALATNKIQALGSSLTSGIYFLRRGHINIQQHKYVFLSAFVGAALGTTLIQFIEPELLKKLLPVLIIAVALYFIFAPNLTEPKKKQQVSLFLFSLIGGGCVGFYDGFLGAGAGSFYTLCYILLWGYSIDKAQIHSNFINLASNIASILFFIFGGKMIWSLGLVMFAGQALGARLGATVVLTRGKKVIRPMIVIVSICISGKMLLDMY; from the coding sequence ATGGATATTTCATTCATGAATTTCAGCTACTTCGCCATTATGTTTATGGTGGCGCTGATAGCGGGTTTTATTAATGTAGTTTCAGGCGGCGGTGGGTTTTTATCGATTGGAGCGCTATTGCTCTCAGGATTGCCGCCAGCCAATGCGCTGGCGACCAATAAGATTCAGGCGCTGGGCAGTTCATTGACGTCGGGGATCTACTTTCTGCGTCGCGGACATATCAACATCCAGCAGCATAAGTATGTCTTTTTATCCGCGTTTGTGGGAGCGGCTCTGGGGACGACGCTTATCCAGTTCATTGAACCGGAACTGCTGAAAAAACTGTTACCGGTACTCATCATCGCGGTAGCGCTGTACTTTATTTTTGCCCCCAATCTCACTGAACCAAAAAAGAAGCAGCAGGTGTCACTGTTTCTCTTTTCCCTGATAGGGGGAGGGTGCGTTGGTTTCTATGATGGATTCCTCGGCGCCGGGGCCGGTTCCTTTTATACCCTGTGCTACATCCTGCTGTGGGGATACAGCATCGATAAAGCGCAAATTCACTCTAATTTCATTAATCTTGCGTCCAACATCGCCTCTATTCTGTTCTTCATTTTCGGTGGCAAAATGATCTGGTCGCTGGGACTGGTGATGTTCGCCGGGCAGGCGCTTGGCGCACGCCTGGGGGCGACGGTAGTCCTCACGCGCGGCAAGAAAGTGATCAGGCCGATGATCGTGATTGTCTCTATCTGCATCAGCGGCAAAATGCTATTGGATATGTATTAA
- the yjfY gene encoding DUF1471 family protein YjfY — translation MRIRFVTLLAGLLLSANTFAAIEIDHQQARNMDDVQSLGVIYINHNFATESDAERALNEETDAQGATYYHVILMREPGSNGNIHASADIYR, via the coding sequence ATGCGAATCCGTTTTGTCACCCTTCTGGCGGGACTGTTGCTCAGTGCAAATACATTCGCCGCCATTGAAATAGACCACCAGCAAGCCCGAAACATGGATGATGTGCAGAGCTTAGGCGTCATTTACATCAATCATAACTTCGCCACTGAAAGTGATGCAGAAAGGGCCCTGAATGAAGAGACCGATGCGCAGGGCGCAACGTACTACCACGTGATCCTGATGCGGGAACCCGGTAGTAACGGCAACATCCACGCCAGCGCGGATATTTATCGCTAG
- the yjfP gene encoding esterase: MIEIETCQLAEHHLLHAFPSGQRSTLLPCIVFYHGFTSSSLVYSYFAVALAQAGFRVIMPDAAGHGARFNGDEQARMGHFWQILQQSMQEFTALRAALRAENWLLEERLAVGGASMGAMTALGIMTQHPEVKCAASLMGSGYFTRLARTLFPPCALDTPARQEEFTHIIAPLAKWDVSQQLARLADRPLLLWHGQDDDVVPAAESFRLQQAMIQAGLDHNLTCQWQAGVRHRITPEALAATVSFFRQHL, from the coding sequence ATGATTGAAATTGAAACATGTCAACTGGCGGAACATCATCTGCTTCACGCCTTTCCTTCGGGGCAACGCAGTACACTTTTGCCGTGTATTGTTTTCTACCACGGGTTTACCTCTTCCAGCCTGGTCTACAGCTATTTTGCCGTGGCGCTGGCGCAGGCCGGATTTCGGGTCATTATGCCAGACGCCGCCGGACATGGGGCGCGTTTCAATGGTGACGAACAGGCGAGAATGGGCCACTTCTGGCAGATTTTGCAGCAGAGCATGCAGGAGTTTACGGCGTTACGTGCGGCACTGCGTGCAGAAAACTGGCTGCTGGAGGAACGTCTTGCGGTTGGCGGCGCATCGATGGGGGCAATGACTGCGCTGGGGATCATGACTCAGCATCCGGAGGTCAAATGTGCCGCCAGCCTGATGGGCTCGGGTTATTTCACCCGTCTGGCGCGAACGCTGTTTCCCCCTTGTGCCCTGGACACGCCCGCCCGTCAGGAGGAATTCACGCATATCATTGCGCCGTTGGCGAAGTGGGATGTGTCGCAGCAGCTCGCCCGACTGGCCGACAGACCGCTGCTGTTATGGCATGGCCAGGACGATGATGTGGTGCCAGCGGCGGAAAGTTTCCGTTTACAGCAGGCAATGATTCAGGCCGGCCTGGACCACAATTTGACCTGTCAGTGGCAAGCAGGCGTACGCCATCGCATTACGCCCGAAGCCCTGGCCGCAACGGTGTCGTTTTTCCGTCAGCATCTCTGA
- the bsmA gene encoding biofilm peroxide resistance protein BsmA — MAIRKRDRVMRRFTSLMLVMLLSGCSILQGTPQPAPPVADHPQEIRRDQTQGLQRMGTVTSLVRGSPDDAVDEVRAKAAAVKADYYVIVMVDETIVTGQWYSQAVLYRK, encoded by the coding sequence ATGGCTATCAGGAAACGAGATAGAGTGATGCGTCGGTTTACCTCTTTGATGTTGGTGATGCTGTTAAGTGGATGTAGCATTCTTCAGGGAACGCCACAGCCAGCACCGCCCGTCGCCGATCATCCGCAGGAAATTCGTCGCGACCAGACACAAGGGTTGCAGCGAATGGGAACCGTGACCTCTCTGGTCAGAGGCTCTCCGGATGATGCAGTTGATGAAGTCAGAGCGAAAGCCGCCGCAGTGAAAGCCGATTATTACGTTATTGTCATGGTTGATGAAACTATCGTGACGGGTCAGTGGTACTCACAGGCCGTCTTATATCGTAAATAA
- the yjfN gene encoding DUF1471 family protease activator YjfN, translating into MKQSLALSSLLLTAGLVSTTAQSAEFASADCVTGLNEIGLISVSNISGNPQDVERIVALKADEQGASWYRIIQMYEEQQPDNWRVQAILYA; encoded by the coding sequence ATGAAACAATCTCTTGCCTTATCCTCACTGCTGTTAACTGCCGGACTGGTGAGTACGACGGCGCAGTCTGCTGAATTCGCGAGTGCGGATTGCGTGACTGGCCTCAATGAAATTGGCCTGATCTCTGTCAGTAATATTTCCGGAAACCCACAGGATGTGGAGCGGATTGTCGCGTTAAAAGCCGATGAACAAGGCGCATCGTGGTATCGCATTATTCAGATGTATGAAGAGCAGCAGCCTGATAACTGGCGCGTACAAGCCATACTCTACGCATAA
- a CDS encoding isovaleryl-CoA dehydrogenase, which produces MHWQTHTVFNQPLPLNNSNLFLSDGALCEAVAREGAGWDSELLASIGQQLGTAESLELGRLANTWPPELLRYDPQGQRLDDVRFHPAWHLLMQGLCANRIHNLPWVEAARDGSFVARAARFVLHAQVEAGTLCPITMTFAATPLLQQMLPAVFADWQTPLHSDRYDSHLAPGGQKRGLLIGMGMTEKQGGSDVLSNTTRAERLADGSYRLVGHKWFFSVPQSDAHLVLAQAKGGLSCFFVPRFLPDGQRNAIRLERLKDKLGNRSNASAEVEFQDAIGWLLGDEGEGIRHILKMGGLTRFDCALGSHGLMRRAFSVAIYHAHQRQVSGKPLIEQPMMRQVLSRMALQLEGQTALLFRLAHAWDRRSDAKERLWARLFTPAAKFAVCKGGIPFVAEAMEVLGGVGYCEESELPRLYREMPVNSIWEGSGNVMCLDVLRVINKQTGVDEMLSEAFSEVRGQDRHFDRAVRQLLPRLRKPSEELGREITQQIFLLGCGIEMLRHASPPVAQAWCQMMLDTRGGMRLSERVQDALLLRATGGLR; this is translated from the coding sequence ATGCACTGGCAAACTCACACCGTTTTTAATCAGCCGTTACCCCTGAATAACAGCAATCTGTTCCTGTCTGATGGCGCGCTCTGCGAGGCCGTAGCGCGTGAGGGGGCAGGCTGGGACAGCGAACTTCTCGCCAGTATCGGTCAACAACTTGGCACTGCGGAATCGCTGGAGCTGGGACGGCTGGCGAATACCTGGCCGCCAGAATTGCTACGTTACGATCCCCAGGGGCAGCGTCTGGACGACGTTCGCTTCCATCCCGCGTGGCATCTGTTGATGCAGGGACTGTGTGCCAACCGTATTCACAATCTGCCCTGGGTAGAGGCGGCGCGAGACGGATCGTTTGTCGCCCGGGCAGCCCGCTTTGTCCTGCATGCGCAGGTGGAGGCCGGCACGTTATGCCCCATCACCATGACTTTTGCCGCGACACCGCTATTGCAGCAAATGTTGCCCGCCGTATTTGCCGACTGGCAAACGCCGCTACACAGCGATCGCTATGATTCGCATCTTGCGCCGGGGGGCCAAAAACGTGGCCTGCTGATCGGCATGGGGATGACGGAAAAACAGGGCGGTTCTGATGTGTTGAGCAACACCACCCGCGCCGAGCGTCTGGCGGATGGGTCGTACCGGCTGGTGGGACATAAATGGTTTTTCTCTGTGCCGCAAAGTGATGCCCATCTGGTGCTGGCACAGGCAAAAGGTGGCCTCTCCTGTTTCTTCGTCCCGCGCTTTTTACCTGACGGCCAGCGCAATGCGATCCGCCTTGAACGGCTGAAAGACAAGCTGGGGAATCGTTCCAATGCCAGCGCGGAAGTCGAGTTTCAGGATGCCATCGGCTGGCTTCTTGGTGATGAGGGAGAAGGCATTCGTCATATCCTGAAGATGGGCGGTCTGACGCGTTTTGACTGTGCGCTCGGCAGTCACGGACTGATGCGCCGCGCCTTCTCGGTGGCGATTTACCACGCGCACCAGCGTCAGGTGTCCGGCAAGCCGCTGATTGAGCAACCGATGATGCGTCAGGTGCTTAGTCGTATGGCGCTCCAGCTGGAAGGACAAACCGCATTATTGTTTCGTCTGGCCCATGCCTGGGATCGGCGTAGCGATGCCAAAGAGCGACTCTGGGCGCGTCTGTTCACGCCAGCGGCAAAATTTGCCGTTTGTAAAGGCGGCATTCCGTTCGTGGCGGAGGCAATGGAAGTGCTTGGCGGCGTAGGGTATTGCGAAGAGAGCGAACTGCCGCGACTGTACCGGGAAATGCCGGTCAATAGTATCTGGGAGGGATCCGGTAACGTCATGTGTCTCGACGTCTTGCGGGTTATCAACAAGCAAACCGGGGTCGATGAGATGCTGAGTGAGGCATTCTCTGAGGTCAGGGGGCAGGACAGGCATTTTGATCGCGCGGTACGCCAGCTTTTGCCGCGACTGCGCAAACCTTCCGAAGAACTGGGTCGTGAGATCACCCAGCAGATTTTCCTGTTGGGATGCGGAATAGAAATGTTACGGCACGCATCACCGCCTGTTGCCCAGGCCTGGTGTCAGATGATGCTGGATACGCGCGGCGGAATGCGGTTATCAGAACGGGTACAGGACGCGTTGCTGCTGCGGGCGACGGGGGGATTGCGCTGA
- the rlmB gene encoding 23S rRNA (guanosine(2251)-2'-O)-methyltransferase RlmB, with protein MSEMIYGIHAVQALLERAPERFQDVFILKGREDKRLLPLIHALEAQGVVIQLANRQFLDEKSEGAVHQGIIARVKPGRQYQENDLPDLIASLDQPFLLILDGVTDPHNLGACLRSADAAGVNAVIVPKDRSAQLNATAKKVACGAAESVPLIRVTNLARTMRMLQEENIWIVGTAGEADHTLYQSKMTGRMALVMGAEGEGMRRLTREHCDELISIPMAGSVSSLNVSVATGICLFEAVRQRS; from the coding sequence ATGAGTGAAATGATTTACGGCATCCATGCGGTGCAGGCCCTGCTGGAGCGTGCTCCTGAACGTTTTCAGGATGTCTTTATTCTCAAAGGCCGTGAAGATAAACGCCTGCTGCCGCTGATCCATGCTCTGGAAGCACAGGGCGTGGTCATCCAACTGGCAAACCGTCAGTTTCTGGATGAGAAAAGCGAAGGAGCCGTCCATCAGGGCATTATCGCTCGCGTGAAGCCGGGTCGTCAGTATCAGGAAAACGATCTACCGGATCTGATTGCTTCGCTGGATCAACCGTTCCTGCTGATCCTTGATGGCGTGACCGATCCGCATAACCTCGGTGCCTGTCTGCGTAGCGCCGATGCCGCTGGCGTTAATGCGGTGATCGTGCCGAAAGATCGTTCTGCGCAGTTGAATGCCACGGCGAAGAAAGTCGCCTGCGGTGCAGCGGAAAGCGTCCCGTTGATTCGGGTGACTAACCTGGCGCGTACCATGCGTATGTTGCAGGAAGAGAATATCTGGATTGTCGGCACGGCGGGTGAAGCTGACCATACTCTCTATCAGAGCAAAATGACCGGCCGTATGGCGCTGGTGATGGGGGCGGAAGGTGAGGGGATGCGTCGCCTGACGCGTGAACATTGCGATGAGCTGATCAGCATTCCAATGGCCGGAAGCGTCTCTTCGCTCAACGTTTCTGTCGCGACAGGCATCTGTCTGTTCGAGGCTGTGCGGCAGCGCAGCTAA
- the rnr gene encoding ribonuclease R, with translation MSQDPFQEREAEKYENPIPSREFILEHLTKREKPASRDELAVELNIKGEEQQEALRRRLRAMERDGQLVFTRRQCYALPERLDLLKGTVIGHRDGYGFLRVEGRKDDLYLSSEQMKTCIHGDQVLAQPLGADRKGRREARIVRVLVPKTSQIVGRYFTEAGVGFVVPDDSRLSFDILIPPEDIMGARMGFVVVVELTQRPTRRTKAVGKIVEVLGDNMGTGMAVDMALRTHEIPYIWPAAVEKQVAGLKEEVPEEAKVGRVDLRDLPLVTIDGEDARDFDDAVYCEKKRGGGWRLWVAIADVSYYVRPPTPLDQEARNRGTSVYFPSQVVPMLPEVLSNGLCSLNPQVDRLCMVCEMTISTKGRLTGYKFYEAVMSSHARLTYTKVWHMLQGDQELREQYAPLVKHIEELHNLYKVLDKAREERGGISFESEEAKFIFNAERRIERIEQTQRNDAHKLIEECMILANISAARFVEKAQEPALFRIHDKPTTEAITSFRSVLAELGLELPGGNKPEPRDYAELLESVADRPDAEMLQTMLLRSMKQAIYDPENRGHFGLALQSYAHFTSPIRRYPDLSLHRAIKYLLAKEQGHKGNTTETGGYHYSMEEMLQLGQHCSMAERRADEATRDVADWLKCDFMLDQVGNVFKGVIASVTGFGFFVRLDELFIDGLVHVSSLDNDYYRFDQVGQRLTGESSGQTYRLGDRVEVKVEAVNMDERKIDFSLISSERAPRNEGKTARERAKKGDAGKKTGRRRQVGKKANFEPDSAFRGEKKQKPKAAKKEARKAKKPSEKTQKIAAATKAKRAAKKKTAQ, from the coding sequence ATGTCACAAGATCCTTTCCAGGAACGCGAAGCTGAAAAGTACGAAAATCCTATCCCAAGCCGGGAATTTATCCTCGAACATTTAACTAAACGCGAAAAACCGGCCAGCCGCGATGAGCTGGCTGTGGAACTGAACATAAAAGGCGAAGAGCAGCAGGAAGCCCTGCGTCGCCGCCTGCGCGCGATGGAGCGTGACGGACAACTGGTCTTCACCCGTCGGCAGTGTTATGCGCTGCCGGAACGCCTCGATCTGCTGAAAGGTACCGTTATTGGCCACCGTGATGGCTATGGCTTTCTGCGCGTCGAAGGGCGTAAAGACGATTTGTATCTCTCCAGCGAGCAGATGAAAACCTGCATTCATGGCGATCAGGTATTGGCGCAACCGCTGGGCGCGGATCGTAAAGGCCGCCGTGAAGCGCGTATTGTGCGCGTTCTGGTGCCAAAAACCAGCCAGATTGTCGGTCGTTACTTTACTGAAGCGGGCGTGGGTTTTGTGGTTCCTGACGACAGCCGTCTGAGCTTCGATATTCTGATCCCGCCTGAAGATATCATGGGCGCGCGCATGGGCTTTGTGGTGGTGGTTGAACTCACCCAGCGCCCGACCCGCCGCACCAAAGCGGTAGGGAAAATCGTCGAAGTGCTGGGCGACAACATGGGAACCGGTATGGCCGTCGATATGGCGCTGCGAACCCATGAAATCCCGTATATCTGGCCAGCCGCCGTTGAGAAACAAGTTGCCGGTCTGAAAGAAGAGGTGCCTGAAGAGGCAAAAGTCGGGCGTGTGGATTTACGCGATTTGCCGCTGGTCACCATCGACGGCGAAGATGCCCGCGACTTTGACGATGCGGTCTATTGCGAGAAGAAACGCGGTGGCGGCTGGCGTTTATGGGTGGCGATTGCTGACGTGAGCTATTACGTGCGTCCGCCGACGCCGCTGGATCAGGAAGCGCGTAATCGCGGGACGTCCGTGTACTTCCCGTCGCAGGTGGTACCGATGCTACCGGAGGTGCTCTCCAACGGCCTGTGCTCACTGAACCCGCAGGTTGACCGCCTGTGCATGGTCTGCGAAATGACCATCTCTACCAAAGGCCGTCTGACGGGATATAAATTCTACGAAGCGGTGATGAGCTCACATGCGCGTCTGACCTACACCAAGGTCTGGCACATGTTGCAGGGCGATCAGGAGTTGCGCGAGCAGTATGCGCCGCTGGTTAAGCATATCGAAGAGTTACACAACCTCTACAAAGTGTTGGATAAAGCCCGTGAAGAGCGCGGCGGCATCTCGTTTGAGAGTGAAGAAGCGAAGTTCATTTTCAACGCGGAACGCCGTATTGAGCGAATTGAGCAGACCCAGCGTAACGATGCGCACAAGCTGATCGAAGAGTGCATGATTCTGGCGAACATCTCGGCGGCGCGTTTCGTTGAGAAAGCTCAGGAGCCTGCGCTGTTCCGTATACACGACAAACCGACGACTGAGGCGATCACTTCCTTCCGTTCTGTTCTGGCGGAGCTGGGGCTGGAACTGCCTGGCGGTAATAAGCCGGAGCCGCGCGATTACGCGGAACTGCTGGAATCGGTTGCCGATCGCCCTGACGCCGAAATGCTGCAAACGATGCTGCTGCGTTCGATGAAGCAGGCGATTTACGATCCGGAAAACCGCGGTCACTTTGGTCTGGCGCTACAGTCGTATGCGCACTTTACCTCGCCGATCCGTCGTTACCCGGATCTCTCCCTGCACCGCGCCATTAAGTATCTGTTGGCGAAAGAGCAGGGCCATAAAGGTAACACCACCGAAACGGGTGGCTACCATTATTCGATGGAAGAGATGCTGCAACTGGGTCAGCACTGTTCGATGGCTGAGCGCCGTGCGGATGAAGCAACCCGTGACGTCGCTGACTGGCTGAAGTGCGACTTCATGCTGGATCAGGTCGGCAACGTCTTTAAAGGCGTGATTGCCAGCGTCACCGGCTTTGGCTTCTTTGTGCGTCTGGACGAACTGTTCATCGATGGCCTGGTCCACGTCTCCTCGCTGGATAACGACTACTATCGTTTTGACCAGGTGGGACAGCGCCTGACCGGCGAATCCAGCGGCCAGACTTATCGTCTTGGCGATCGCGTGGAAGTGAAAGTCGAAGCCGTGAATATGGATGAGCGCAAGATTGATTTCAGCCTGATTTCCAGCGAGCGTGCGCCGCGTAACGAAGGTAAAACGGCGCGTGAAAGAGCGAAGAAAGGCGATGCGGGTAAAAAAACCGGCCGCCGTCGTCAGGTTGGTAAGAAAGCCAATTTCGAGCCTGACAGCGCTTTCCGTGGCGAGAAGAAACAAAAACCAAAGGCGGCGAAGAAAGAGGCCAGAAAAGCGAAAAAGCCTTCTGAGAAAACGCAAAAAATAGCGGCGGCGACAAAAGCAAAGCGTGCCGCTAAAAAGAAAACGGCACAGTAA
- the nsrR gene encoding nitric oxide-sensing transcriptional repressor NsrR → MQLTSFTDYGLRALIYMASLPEGRMTSISEVTDVYGVSRNHMVKIINQLSRAGFVTAIRGKNGGIRLGKAANTIRIGDVVRELEPLSLVNCSSEFCHITPACRLKQALSKAVQSFLTELDNYTLADLVEENQPLYKLLLVE, encoded by the coding sequence GTGCAGTTAACGAGTTTCACCGATTACGGACTACGAGCGCTAATCTATATGGCATCACTCCCGGAAGGTCGCATGACCAGTATTTCGGAAGTGACAGACGTCTACGGCGTTTCCCGTAATCATATGGTCAAAATAATCAATCAACTTAGTCGGGCGGGCTTTGTAACTGCTATTCGGGGAAAAAATGGCGGGATCCGTTTAGGCAAAGCCGCGAATACTATTCGAATTGGCGATGTCGTGCGCGAACTCGAACCGCTGTCGCTGGTGAATTGTAGCAGCGAGTTTTGCCACATCACCCCTGCCTGTCGACTCAAACAGGCGCTTTCTAAGGCCGTGCAAAGTTTTCTAACGGAGCTGGATAACTACACGCTGGCCGATTTGGTTGAAGAGAATCAACCGCTTTATAAATTATTGCTGGTGGAATAG
- the purA gene encoding adenylosuccinate synthase yields MGNNVVVLGTQWGDEGKGKIVDLLTERAKYVVRYQGGHNAGHTLVINGEKTVLHLIPSGILRENVISIIGNGVVLSPAALMKEMKGLEDRGVPVRERLLLSEACPLILDYHVALDNAREKARGAKAIGTTGRGIGPAYEDKVARRGLRVGDLFDKATFAEKLKEVMEYHNFQLVNFYKVDAVDYQKVLDDVMAIADILTSMVVDVSDLLDQARKRGDFVMFEGAQGTLLDIDHGTYPYVTSSNTTAGGVATGSGLGPRYVDYVLGIIKAYSTRVGAGPFPTELFDDIGEFLCKQGNEYGATTGRRRRTGWLDSVAVRRAVQINSLSGFCLTKLDVLDGLKEVKICVAYRMPDGREVTTTPLAADDWEGIEPIYETMPGWSESTFGVKERSGLPQAALNYIKRIEELTGVPIDIISTGPDRTETMILRDPFDA; encoded by the coding sequence ATGGGTAACAACGTCGTCGTACTGGGCACCCAATGGGGTGACGAAGGTAAAGGAAAGATCGTCGATCTTCTGACTGAACGGGCTAAATATGTTGTACGCTACCAGGGCGGTCACAACGCAGGCCATACTCTCGTAATCAACGGTGAAAAAACCGTCCTCCATCTTATTCCATCAGGTATTCTCCGCGAGAACGTCATCAGCATCATCGGTAACGGTGTTGTGCTGTCTCCGGCTGCGCTGATGAAAGAGATGAAAGGACTGGAAGATCGTGGTGTTCCTGTTCGTGAGCGTCTGCTGTTGTCTGAAGCATGCCCGCTGATTCTGGACTACCACGTTGCGCTGGATAACGCGCGTGAGAAAGCACGTGGCGCGAAAGCGATCGGGACTACCGGTCGTGGTATCGGGCCGGCTTACGAAGACAAAGTCGCCCGTCGCGGTCTGCGCGTTGGCGATCTGTTCGACAAAGCCACCTTCGCTGAAAAACTGAAAGAAGTGATGGAATATCACAACTTCCAGCTGGTTAACTTCTACAAAGTTGACGCGGTTGACTACCAGAAAGTGCTGGATGATGTGATGGCGATTGCCGACATCCTGACCTCTATGGTTGTTGATGTGTCCGATCTGCTGGACCAGGCGCGCAAGCGTGGCGATTTCGTCATGTTCGAAGGCGCGCAGGGTACGCTGCTGGACATTGACCACGGTACCTATCCGTACGTAACGTCCTCTAACACCACTGCGGGTGGCGTGGCAACAGGTTCTGGCCTGGGTCCGCGTTATGTGGATTACGTGCTGGGTATCATCAAAGCTTACTCCACGCGTGTGGGTGCGGGTCCGTTCCCGACTGAGCTGTTTGATGACATCGGTGAGTTCCTGTGCAAACAGGGTAACGAATACGGTGCTACCACGGGGCGTCGTCGTCGTACTGGCTGGCTGGACTCCGTTGCTGTGCGTCGTGCAGTACAGATCAACTCCCTGTCGGGCTTCTGCCTGACCAAACTGGACGTACTGGACGGTTTGAAAGAGGTGAAAATCTGTGTCGCTTATCGTATGCCGGATGGCCGTGAAGTGACCACAACACCGCTGGCGGCTGACGATTGGGAAGGTATCGAGCCGATTTACGAAACCATGCCGGGCTGGTCTGAGTCCACCTTCGGCGTGAAAGAGCGTAGCGGTTTGCCACAGGCAGCGCTGAACTACATTAAGCGTATCGAAGAACTGACCGGTGTGCCGATTGATATTATTTCGACTGGCCCGGATCGTACTGAGACCATGATTCTGCGTGACCCGTTCGACGCATAA
- a CDS encoding DUF2065 domain-containing protein, which produces MNSTIWLALALVLVLEGLGPMLYPRAWKKMISAMTQLPENTLRRFGGGLVVAGIVVYYMLRKTIG; this is translated from the coding sequence ATGAACTCAACAATCTGGCTCGCGCTTGCGCTGGTTTTAGTGCTTGAAGGTTTAGGTCCGATGCTTTACCCGCGAGCATGGAAGAAGATGATTTCTGCCATGACGCAGTTGCCTGAAAATACTTTACGTCGTTTTGGTGGTGGACTTGTGGTTGCAGGCATTGTGGTCTACTACATGTTGAGGAAAACGATTGGCTGA
- the hflC gene encoding protease modulator HflC, translated as MRKSVIAIIIIVLVVLYTSIFVVKEGERGIKFQFSSVVRDADKKPLIYEPGLHFKVPFIQSVKMLDARIQTMDNQADRFVTKEKKDLIVDSYIKWRISDFSRYFLATGGGDISQAEVLLKRKFSDRLRSEIGRLDVKDIVTDSRGRLTLEVRDALNSGSAGTEDEVATPAADNAIAEAAERVQAETNGNVPVINPNSMAALGIEVVDVRIKQINLPTEVSEAIYNRMRAEREAVARRHRSQGQEEAEKLRATADYEVTKTLAEAERQGRIMRGEGDAEAAKLFADAFSQDPDFYAFIRSLRAYEKSFEGNQDVMVMSPDSDFFRYMKTPNTATR; from the coding sequence ATGCGTAAGTCAGTTATTGCGATTATCATCATCGTGCTGGTAGTGCTGTACACCTCAATTTTCGTGGTGAAAGAAGGCGAGCGCGGAATTAAGTTCCAGTTCAGCAGCGTCGTGCGTGATGCCGACAAAAAACCATTGATTTATGAGCCGGGTCTGCACTTTAAGGTACCGTTTATTCAGTCGGTGAAAATGCTCGACGCGCGTATCCAGACGATGGATAACCAGGCCGATCGCTTTGTCACCAAAGAGAAGAAAGACCTGATTGTTGACTCTTACATCAAATGGCGCATCAGCGATTTCAGCCGTTACTTCCTGGCGACGGGCGGCGGCGATATTTCTCAGGCTGAAGTTCTGTTGAAACGTAAGTTCTCTGACCGTTTGCGTTCTGAGATTGGTCGTCTGGATGTGAAAGACATTGTGACCGACTCCCGTGGTCGCCTGACCCTGGAAGTGCGTGACGCCCTGAACTCTGGCTCTGCCGGAACCGAAGACGAAGTGGCGACCCCGGCAGCGGATAACGCGATTGCCGAAGCCGCTGAACGTGTTCAGGCTGAAACCAACGGCAATGTGCCGGTGATCAACCCGAACAGTATGGCCGCATTGGGTATCGAAGTGGTCGACGTGCGGATCAAGCAGATCAACCTGCCGACCGAAGTGTCTGAAGCGATCTATAACCGTATGCGCGCTGAGCGTGAAGCGGTAGCGCGTCGTCACCGTTCACAAGGTCAGGAAGAAGCGGAAAAACTGCGCGCGACAGCCGACTATGAAGTGACCAAAACGCTGGCGGAAGCTGAGCGTCAGGGGCGTATCATGCGCGGTGAAGGGGATGCAGAAGCGGCGAAGCTGTTTGCCGATGCGTTCAGCCAGGATCCTGACTTCTACGCCTTTATTCGTAGCCTGCGTGCTTACGAGAAGAGCTTCGAAGGCAATCAGGATGTCATGGTCATGAGCCCGGACAGCGATTTCTTCCGCTACATGAAGACACCGAATACCGCAACGCGATAA